One part of the Rhizobium rhizogenes genome encodes these proteins:
- a CDS encoding TRAP transporter substrate-binding protein, which yields MKVNPGRRQLLSGGVLAGAAAAASTLATPAIAQSSPSVRWRLTSGFPNNLDTIYGGAVVMANALRAITGGKFDIQVFQAGEIVPGAQAIDAVKANTVEISHTCGYYFTGKDPTFAIGSTIPFGLNARQQNAWLYHGGGNEAYNEFLSDYGVIGIPGGATGAQMGGWYRKEIKSVEDIKGLKMRIAGVAGQVLARLGAVPQQLPGGDIYPALERGTIDAAEWVGPYDDEKLGFYQIAPYYYYPAFWEGGLTIHFFVNKDQYAALPDEYKAALDTACKAANINMQALYDVKNKDAIRSLVSKGTQLRPLPRDVLDAAYKATFELYDEYTQKHPAWAKIYPGWKKFRDESYEWFRVAEYTYDSYGYAMQTAGK from the coding sequence ATGAAGGTCAATCCAGGTCGCAGACAACTCTTGTCAGGCGGCGTACTTGCAGGAGCGGCAGCAGCCGCTTCGACGCTTGCAACACCGGCCATAGCCCAGTCATCGCCGAGCGTTCGCTGGCGTTTGACGTCGGGTTTCCCCAACAATCTGGACACGATCTATGGCGGCGCCGTCGTCATGGCCAACGCTCTGAGAGCCATTACAGGCGGCAAGTTCGATATCCAGGTTTTTCAGGCCGGCGAGATCGTTCCCGGCGCCCAGGCGATCGACGCCGTAAAAGCCAATACCGTCGAGATTTCCCATACCTGCGGTTACTATTTCACCGGGAAAGATCCGACATTCGCCATCGGCTCGACCATCCCCTTCGGTCTGAACGCCCGCCAGCAGAACGCATGGCTCTACCATGGCGGCGGCAACGAGGCTTATAACGAATTCCTTTCCGACTACGGCGTCATCGGCATTCCCGGTGGAGCGACGGGCGCCCAGATGGGCGGCTGGTATCGCAAGGAAATCAAGAGCGTCGAGGATATCAAGGGCCTGAAGATGCGTATTGCCGGCGTCGCCGGACAGGTGCTCGCCAGGCTTGGCGCGGTGCCGCAGCAGCTTCCCGGCGGTGACATTTATCCGGCGCTGGAACGTGGTACCATTGACGCTGCAGAGTGGGTCGGTCCCTATGATGACGAAAAGCTCGGCTTCTACCAGATCGCGCCATACTACTATTATCCCGCGTTCTGGGAGGGTGGGCTGACGATCCACTTCTTCGTCAACAAGGACCAATATGCGGCATTGCCTGATGAATACAAGGCAGCGCTCGACACCGCCTGCAAGGCCGCCAACATCAACATGCAGGCGCTTTACGACGTCAAGAACAAGGATGCGATCCGCTCGCTGGTTTCCAAGGGCACACAGCTTCGCCCGCTGCCCCGCGATGTGCTCGACGCCGCCTACAAGGCAACCTTCGAGCTTTATGACGAGTACACGCAAAAGCATCCCGCATGGGCCAAAATCTATCCGGGCTGGAAGAAATTCCGCGACGAGAGCTATGAATGGTTCCGCGTCGCCGAATATACCTATGACAGCTATGGCTATGCGATGCAGACCGCAGGCAAGTAA